A region from the Trueperaceae bacterium genome encodes:
- the thrS gene encoding threonine--tRNA ligase, with the protein MFVVLPDGKRLDVPAGATGADVAGAIGPGLAKAALGVRVDGRLSDLQSAVPAGAHVAIVTKRDADDAIFLARHTLAHVMAQAVRELFVAEGHPAESVKMGVGPVIDNGFYYDFDLPRSLTPEDLTAIEARMRAIVAADLPLVKYELPRPEALARFEAQGDPYKVELITDLPVGEAISFYEQGGAGGFTDLCRGPHLPRTGAVPASFKLMSVAGAYWRGDESRPMLQRIYGVAFATKEELERHLWQLEEAKRRDHRKLGAELDIFVLDEDVGPGLPLWLPRGAIMVEEIERLAKETEEAAGYKRVRSPHLTKEQLFVKSGHLPYYADSMYPPMVLEDGEKYYVKPMNCPFHHKIYAARQHSYRDLPLRLAEYGTCYRYEDSGALMGLMRVRSMQMNDAHIYCTEEQFEAEFLAVIDLYTKYFDLFGIDDYVMRLSKHSVEGLGKKYVDQPELWVKTEAMVRDALLAAGVPFVEAEDEAAFYGPKIDVQIKSAIGREFTLATNQVDFAQPARFDLTYVDEHNERRTPLCLHRAPLSTHERFIGFLIEHFAGDFPVWLAPEQVRIVPIADRHAGYARGLQELLEAAGLRSEVDDSNERMNAKIRDAELYKVPYIVVVGDKEEAARQVSFRSRQEPERHGVAAEAFVAHLRDAHVRRLLKVNPLA; encoded by the coding sequence ATGTTCGTGGTTCTTCCCGACGGTAAGCGGCTCGACGTCCCCGCCGGCGCCACCGGCGCCGACGTTGCCGGCGCCATCGGCCCGGGCCTAGCCAAGGCCGCCCTCGGCGTCCGCGTCGACGGGCGCCTGTCGGACCTCCAGAGCGCCGTCCCGGCAGGGGCACACGTGGCCATCGTCACGAAGCGCGACGCCGACGACGCCATCTTCCTGGCGCGCCACACGCTGGCGCACGTGATGGCGCAGGCCGTCCGCGAGCTGTTCGTGGCCGAGGGCCACCCGGCGGAGTCGGTCAAGATGGGTGTGGGACCGGTCATCGACAACGGCTTCTACTACGACTTCGACCTGCCGCGCTCCCTGACGCCCGAGGACCTGACGGCCATCGAGGCGCGCATGCGCGCCATCGTGGCCGCCGACCTGCCGCTCGTGAAGTACGAGCTGCCAAGGCCCGAGGCGTTGGCGCGCTTCGAAGCGCAAGGCGACCCGTACAAGGTGGAGCTCATAACCGACCTGCCGGTCGGCGAGGCGATCAGCTTCTACGAGCAGGGCGGCGCCGGCGGCTTCACCGACCTGTGCCGCGGCCCGCACCTGCCCCGCACCGGGGCGGTCCCCGCCAGCTTCAAGCTGATGAGCGTGGCGGGCGCGTACTGGCGCGGCGACGAGTCGCGTCCCATGCTGCAACGCATCTACGGCGTGGCGTTCGCGACCAAGGAGGAGCTCGAGCGTCACCTCTGGCAGCTGGAGGAGGCGAAGCGGCGCGACCACCGCAAGCTCGGCGCCGAGCTCGACATCTTCGTGCTGGACGAGGACGTCGGCCCCGGACTGCCGCTATGGTTGCCGCGCGGCGCCATCATGGTGGAGGAGATCGAGCGCCTGGCGAAGGAGACGGAGGAGGCCGCCGGCTACAAGCGCGTGCGCAGCCCTCACCTCACCAAGGAGCAGCTCTTCGTGAAGTCGGGGCACCTGCCCTACTACGCCGACTCGATGTACCCGCCCATGGTCCTGGAGGATGGGGAGAAGTACTACGTCAAGCCCATGAACTGCCCGTTCCACCACAAGATCTACGCGGCGCGCCAGCACAGCTACCGCGACCTGCCGCTCAGGCTGGCGGAGTACGGCACCTGCTACCGCTACGAGGACTCCGGGGCGCTCATGGGCCTGATGCGCGTGCGCTCCATGCAGATGAACGACGCGCACATCTACTGCACGGAGGAGCAGTTCGAGGCGGAGTTCCTAGCCGTCATCGACCTCTACACCAAGTACTTCGACCTGTTCGGCATCGACGATTACGTGATGCGGCTCTCGAAGCACTCGGTCGAAGGCCTGGGGAAGAAGTACGTCGATCAGCCCGAGCTCTGGGTGAAGACGGAGGCCATGGTCCGCGACGCGCTGCTGGCGGCGGGCGTGCCGTTCGTCGAGGCCGAGGACGAGGCGGCCTTCTACGGACCCAAGATCGACGTGCAGATCAAGAGCGCCATCGGGCGCGAGTTCACGCTGGCCACCAACCAGGTCGACTTCGCGCAGCCAGCACGTTTCGACCTCACGTACGTCGACGAGCACAACGAACGCCGGACGCCCCTGTGCCTGCACCGGGCGCCCCTCTCCACGCACGAACGCTTCATCGGTTTCCTCATCGAGCACTTCGCAGGCGACTTCCCGGTGTGGTTGGCGCCCGAGCAGGTGAGGATCGTGCCCATCGCGGACCGTCACGCCGGTTACGCGCGTGGCCTGCAGGAGCTGCTGGAGGCCGCGGGACTCCGCAGCGAGGTCGACGACAGCAACGAGCGCATGAACGCCAAGATCCGCGACGCCGAGCTCTACAAGGTGCCCTACATCGTCGTCGTCGGCGACAAGGAGGAGGCTGCCAGGCAGGTGTCGTTCCGGAGCCGCCAGGAGCCGGAGCGCCACGGGGTGGCGGCGGAGGCGTTCGTGGCGCACCTGCGCGACGCTCACGTGCGGCGCCTCCTCAAGGTGAACCCTCTGGCCTGA